A genome region from Prinia subflava isolate CZ2003 ecotype Zambia chromosome 12, Cam_Psub_1.2, whole genome shotgun sequence includes the following:
- the PMP22 gene encoding peripheral myelin protein 22, whose translation MLLLLLGIIVLHVTVLVLLFVSTIVSQWLVNGEHTADLWQNCTSGTVFHCLASSSNEWLQSVQAMMILSVIFSVLSLFLFFCQLFTLTKGGRFYITGVFQILAGLCVMSGAAIFTVRHTDWHQASENTSYGFAYILAWLAFPLALASGIVYVILRKRE comes from the exons atgctgctcttgctgctgggGATCATCGTGCTCCACGTCAccgtgctggtgctgctcttcGTCTCCACCATCGTTAGT CAATGGCTGGTGAACGGCGAGCACACGGCAGACCTGTGGCAGAACTGCACCTCCGGAACCGTCTTCCACTGCCTGGCATCCTCCTCCAACG aATGGCTGCAGTCTGTCCAAGCTATGATGATCCTCTCCGTCATCTTCAGTGTCCTGTCGCTGTTCCTGTTCTTCTGCCAGCTCTTCACGCTCACCAAGGGTGGCAGGTTCTACATCACCGGAGTCTTCCAGATCCTGGCGG GACTGTGTGTGATGAGTGGCGCTGCCATCTTCACAGTGAGGCACACGGACTGGCACCAAGCCTCGGAAAACACCTCCTACGGCTTCGCCTACATCCTGGCGTGGCTGGCCTTCCCCCTCGCCCTGGCCAGCGGCATCGTCTACGTCATCCTGCGGAAGCGCGAGTGA